A stretch of the Papaver somniferum cultivar HN1 chromosome 6, ASM357369v1, whole genome shotgun sequence genome encodes the following:
- the LOC113290225 gene encoding uncharacterized protein LOC113290225 isoform X1, with the protein MAENNTSKAIETSKTIEVSDLAMRFRKETIELKAAEDTIVLHQEVSDNKVSEEGEWDFCLIGKIITEGKMGHAAVERNIVFTWNFIPPEEIKIIDVDTNIMIFKLKNKDVVDQVIVEGPWNTDGYLCILFDYFQGLVHQNLDWTKQEYWIQLKYLQPEHMNVRSVEDMWKLLGEVLAIEPSNAIPIDGKPVKVCVNIELTTPLRRGVFVITAAGVTKWVKFYYEKQPHKLCKECFLINHCNDACKDAAEYVKVVHAKQLPFGGVGKLKTKPQVRSTASITPKPMTRRFAKDPPFVPPKDGIQIKVQEVLEAEDVHERLGKRQRFVEIEDGNIGQLTGKESTDNNEGKMVKQITTRIPHKDKQSGTTAGDCHGGRCWHSKALDPEQAEAFALMEAIKWAQRK; encoded by the exons ATGGCCGAAAACAACACTTCTAAAGCTATAGAAACCAGCAAAACAATTGAAGTTTCTGATTTAGCTATGAGATTCAGAAAAGAAACAATTGAGTTGAAGGCTGCTGAAGATACCATAGTcctgcaccaggaagtatcagaTAATAAAGTTTCCGAGGAAGGAGAATGGGATTTCTGCTTGATAGGTAAGATAATTACTGAAGGAAAAATGGGACATGCTGCGGTGGAGAGGAACATTGTTTTCACCTGGAACTTTATTCCTCCTGAAGAGATCAAAATTATTGATGTTGATACAAATATAATGATATTCAAGTTGAAGAATAAGGATGTTGTGGATCAAGTAATTGTTGAGGGACCATGGAACACTGATGGGTATCTGTGCATTTTGTTTGACTACTTTCAAGGCTTAGTTCACCAAAATCTTGATTGGACTAAGCAAGAGTATTGGATCCAACTGAAGTACCTGCAACCGGAACACATGAACGTGAGATCAGTGGAGGATATGTGGAAGCTATTAGGAGAAGTGCTTGCGATTGAACCTTCAAATGCAATCCCAATCGATGGAAAACCAGTGAAAGTATGTGTGAATATTGAGCTTACCACaccactaagaagaggggtcttCGTAATCACGGCAGCTGGAGTCACAAAATGGGTCAAATTCTATTATGAAAAGCAACCTCACAAGCTATGCAAAGAGTGTTTTCTGATTAACCACTGCAATGATGCATGTAAGGATGCAGCGGAGTATGTGAAAGTTGTTCATGCCAAGCAGTTACCTTTTGGAGGAGTTGGGAAACTTAAGACAAAACCACAAGTTCGAAGCACTGCCTCGATTACTCCCAAACCAATGACGAGAAGATTTGCCAAAGATCCTCCATTTGTACCTCCAAAAGATGGAATCCAAATTAAGGTTCAAGAAGTTCTAGAGGCTGAAGACGTACATGAAAGACTGGGAAAGCGACAACGCTTTGTAGAAATTGAAGATGGAAATATTGGTCAACTTACTGGGAAGGAGAGCACTGATAACAATGAGGGGAAAATGGTGAAACAAATAACAACTAGAATCCCACATAAGGACAAACAATCTGGAACTACTGCAG GTGACTGTCATGGAGGTAGATGCTGGCACTCAAAAGCCTTAGATCCAGAACAAGCTGAAGCTTTTGCTCTCAtggaggcgattaaatgggcacaAAGGAAATGA
- the LOC113290225 gene encoding uncharacterized protein LOC113290225 isoform X2 codes for MAENNTSKAIETSKTIEVSDLAMRFRKETIELKAAEDTIVLHQEVSDNKVSEEGEWDFCLIGKIITEGKMGHAAVERNIVFTWNFIPPEEIKIIDVDTNIMIFKLKNKDVVDQVIVEGPWNTDGYLCILFDYFQGLVHQNLDWTKQEYWIQLKYLQPEHMNVRSVEDMWKLLGEVLAIEPSNAIPIDGKPVKVCVNIELTTPLRRGVFVITAAGVTKWVKFYYEKQPHKLCKECFLINHCNDACKDAAEYVKVVHAKQLPFGGVGKLKTKPQVRSTASITPKPMTRRFAKDPPFVPPKDGIQIKVQEVLEAEDVHERLGKRQRFVEIEDGNIGQLTGKESTDNNEGKMVKQITTRIPHKDKQSGTTAGENEVTVMEVDAGTQKP; via the exons ATGGCCGAAAACAACACTTCTAAAGCTATAGAAACCAGCAAAACAATTGAAGTTTCTGATTTAGCTATGAGATTCAGAAAAGAAACAATTGAGTTGAAGGCTGCTGAAGATACCATAGTcctgcaccaggaagtatcagaTAATAAAGTTTCCGAGGAAGGAGAATGGGATTTCTGCTTGATAGGTAAGATAATTACTGAAGGAAAAATGGGACATGCTGCGGTGGAGAGGAACATTGTTTTCACCTGGAACTTTATTCCTCCTGAAGAGATCAAAATTATTGATGTTGATACAAATATAATGATATTCAAGTTGAAGAATAAGGATGTTGTGGATCAAGTAATTGTTGAGGGACCATGGAACACTGATGGGTATCTGTGCATTTTGTTTGACTACTTTCAAGGCTTAGTTCACCAAAATCTTGATTGGACTAAGCAAGAGTATTGGATCCAACTGAAGTACCTGCAACCGGAACACATGAACGTGAGATCAGTGGAGGATATGTGGAAGCTATTAGGAGAAGTGCTTGCGATTGAACCTTCAAATGCAATCCCAATCGATGGAAAACCAGTGAAAGTATGTGTGAATATTGAGCTTACCACaccactaagaagaggggtcttCGTAATCACGGCAGCTGGAGTCACAAAATGGGTCAAATTCTATTATGAAAAGCAACCTCACAAGCTATGCAAAGAGTGTTTTCTGATTAACCACTGCAATGATGCATGTAAGGATGCAGCGGAGTATGTGAAAGTTGTTCATGCCAAGCAGTTACCTTTTGGAGGAGTTGGGAAACTTAAGACAAAACCACAAGTTCGAAGCACTGCCTCGATTACTCCCAAACCAATGACGAGAAGATTTGCCAAAGATCCTCCATTTGTACCTCCAAAAGATGGAATCCAAATTAAGGTTCAAGAAGTTCTAGAGGCTGAAGACGTACATGAAAGACTGGGAAAGCGACAACGCTTTGTAGAAATTGAAGATGGAAATATTGGTCAACTTACTGGGAAGGAGAGCACTGATAACAATGAGGGGAAAATGGTGAAACAAATAACAACTAGAATCCCACATAAGGACAAACAATCTGGAACTACTGCAGGTGAGAATGAG GTGACTGTCATGGAGGTAGATGCTGGCACTCAAAAGCCTTAG